Part of the Caldisericota bacterium genome is shown below.
TCAAGGAATATGTACAAGAAAAGAGAACATCGAAAAGATGTTCTCTTTTACTTTAATTCGCTCCTGCAATCAAATTAATAAAATATTCAGTCACCAATAATCATTTCAATCCATTTTTCCAGCCATATTTGGCTTTTATTTGCAATATCCTCGGCAGGAAGAGTAATATACTTATCTGCAGTTACTGCGTAGCTATAGCATTCCGGGAGTTGTATTGACGTATCAATAGGAAATGCCCATTGGTATAATGGAAGGTTTTCTTGAAATTCATTCCTAAGCATAAACTCTATGTACTGTTGGGCAAGTTCTTGATGTTTGCCGCCTTTTACTATTCCTACAAATTCCAATTGCAGCCAGCCACCTTCTTCCGGGAGCACTGCCTTATATCGTGTCACTTCATCTTCATAATAGAAATATGCCGGATCAACATCGTAACTCAACACCATTGGCGCCTCTTTATTTTGAACGAAAGCAGTATCAAAAGCAGAAGTCCAATCAGGATATATATGAAAAATAGTTGGTTTCAGTTTCTCCCAATAATCTATGTAATAGTCCTCGCCATAAACTGCTATGGTCCAGAGTAAAAATCCCATGCCAGGAGAAGAAGAACGAGGATCTTCCAATATCAGCTTCCCTTTATATTCCGGCTTGAGCAAATCTTCGAAACTTTGCGGAGGCTTTTTTATCACTTCCGAATCATAAATAATTGCAAGTGAATTCGGGCCATCAAAAGGAGTGACTCTCCAATTTTTATCAATTCTGTATTCTTCTGGTATCACCTTGTAGTTCTCAGGACGGTATGGAATAAAAATTTCTTCTTTCAATGCCTTCGCTAAATTATTCATATTTAAACCAACAAATAAATCGGCCTGGGGATTATTCTTTTCCAGAATTAACCTGTTCAATGTTGCCCCAACACCACCAAAAGTTCTATATTCTATTTTACAATTATATTTTTCTTCAAATAATTTATTCGTTGCGTCAGGTAATCCATACGAGACAAAACTATCGTAAGAATAAATGGTGAGTGTCTCCTCTACACTTTCCTTCTGTTTGCATCCGATTAATCCACCTGAAAACAATAAAATAACAAGAAATAAAACAATTATCCTCTTCATGAATTATGCCTCCTTTCTGAATTTCTTTACTTTTTCTTTTATTGTAATTCCGCCCTTTTTATCATCAATTTTAATAACTGTAATAACTCGCCCTGATCCTTGTTCTCTTGCAGTTATGTGCGCTTGCTTAATCACATCAAGTAATTGCTCTAAATCGCCTTCAACTGTTGTACTATTTGCTTCCACCTCATATTTCAAACCCGAATCAATCACTACCTGTATTGCTTTTTCGACAATCTCATTTACCTGCTCTTCGGGTATAACAGGTAATACGCTAAACTCGGCAATTGCCATCTAATCACCTCCTTCCAAATCAAATCTTATTACATCACCAGGTTTTATTTCCTTTACATTCCTCAAAAATTCTCGTACAAGGATACGGTTATCCTGCATCTTGACATACATTTCAACCCCACTGTCTAAATACACAATCTTCTCGACAGTTCCTTCAAATTTTCCACTGCGGCTCATAACAATCTCTTCCGGTCGTATATATTTTATTTCCCCGTTAACTACTAACCGATTTATCTTGCCAATAAACTCCCTTGCAAACACTGTTTTCGGATGCTCATACAAATTCACAGGTGTGTCAGTCTGGTCAATTCTGCCATTATTCATTAATACAATTCGCTCGGCAAGATACATAGCTTCTGCCTGATCATGAGTCACGTATATAATAGTGGTGTTAAATCTTTGATGGAACTCTTTTAATTCTTCCATCAATCTTTCTCTGATCTTTGCATCCAGTGATGAAAGAGGTTCATCCATAAGAAGCACATCAGGTTTAACCACCATTGCTCGAGCAACAGCAACGCGCTGCTTTTCTCCGCCAGATATCATATCAGGATATTTATTCAATATGTGCGTGATGCCGAATTGCTCTGCTATATTAAATATTGTTTCTTTTATTTTTTTGCTCTCAAAATGCTTTATTTTCAATCCAAAGGCTATATTGGAATATACAGAAAGGTAAGGGAAAAGTGCATAATCCTGAAAAACTACTCCTATATTCCTATTGCTAGTTGGTAAAAAAGAAATATCAATCCCATCCTTTAAAATTTTGCCACGGTCCTGGCGGATAAAACCTGCAATAATATGCAAGACTGTAGTTTTCCCGGAACCTGATGGCCCTAAAATAGATATAAACTCTCCACTCGCCACATCAAAATCTACATTCAAAGAAAATCCCGGGTATCTCTTCTTTATCCCAATTAAATCAATTTTTTTCATATTATCGGTACCTCTTTTTTTAGTTTATCAATGAGAATAAATGCAACTAAGCTGGCAAGTGCAAGTAAAGCCCCCATAGCTGACGCTATTCCAAAGTGTCTTCCTGAAAGAAACCTGAACAGTGCGATAGGCATTGTTGTAAAGGATGGTTTATATAACATATATGCGGCACCAAATTCTCCCATTGAAATTGCAAAAGAAAATACTGCAGAAGCTATCAAAGCAGGACGAATCAAATTCAGATCCACTGAGAAGAATGCTTTCAATCTGCTCATGCCTAAACTTTCAGCGACAAATACATATGAAGCAGATGTTGTTTCTATCATGGGGAGGAGAGCGCGTACTGTAAATGGCAAAGCAATAAGAGTATGAGCTATCGGTATAATTATCCAGCTATTAAGCAAAGCAGGGTGCCCTTGAAAAGAGATGATGTAAGAGAGAGCAATTGTAATAGGTGAAATCGCAAGAGGCAACATAAATAAAGTAAGAAGAATGTTTTTACCAATAAACTTACCTCGTAACCCATATGTAATAAGTAAAGCAAATATAATTGAAAAAATTACTGTTATGCCCGCAAATATAAGGCTATTTCCGATTACATGGATAGGAAGAACTCCGGTAATATAATTATATTTGCTGCTCATAAGCCCTGCAAAATTCGATAAAGTAAACGCACCGGTTAAGGGATTGCGAAAAGCAGAAATAAATATCACGGTGATTGGTGCAATGATGAGCATCACTACAAAAATAAGATAAGTCAAAGACAATGATAAAGTTGTTTTATTTTTAACAATATTCTTCTTTTTAGCTATGCCTCTTTTCAAAGTGCCTTTTTTTATTAAGTTACCACTCCAAAGATACACATACATAAACAATAAAGAAAATACTCCTTGAAACAAAGCAAGTGCACTACCCATCTTAAAATCAGAAAACATATTATAGTACGTATATATTGAAACTTCGATCGTTGCAAAACGGGCTCCACCTATGGTGAGAATGATGACAAAACTTAAGAAACAAAACACAAAAACAAGAGAAAAACTTGCAATAATTGCCGGAAGAAGTAAAGGAATAATAACTTTAGTAAAAACAGCAAATCGGGAAGAACCCATGCTTTCTGCAGCAAATTTATATTCTTCCGATATTCCTTCCCAGTCAGCTCCAATAATCCGTACTACAATTGGAAAATTATAAAAAACATGCACTAATATAATTCCCGTAAATGAATACAGAAGCGAAATTGGATGGCTTAAATGAAACACTCCCATCAATATTTGATTGACAAATCCGCTGGTGCCAAATAAGGTAATAAAACCAAGAGCAACAAGAACGGAAGGAAGCACAAAAGGAACAGTCGTAAGAGAAACAAGAAACCCTTTGCCCTTGAAATCGTAATGAGAGATAATATACGCACCAGGAAAACCTATAAGCAATGTAAAAAGTGCGCTAATAAAAGCTTCTTTGAACGTAAAAGATAACACTTTTAACGTATAGGGCCTTGTAAATATTGTGTAAAAATTATCCAAAGTAAACTTATTAGATTCTGAAAAAAATGCAGTCTTTGTAATATTAAATAAAGGCAGATAAAAAAATATGGTAAGAAAAACAATAGGTAAACAGAATTTTAATATTCTATTTAATTGAACTCCCTCAAAACTTTTTCTATGTAATGCACTTTTCATAACGCTTCCCTCCGGTAGGATTACCTACATCAGGTTCAATGGGTTGAAGTCAAACTTCTCTCAGCCTACTCAAACAATCTTTTCGGCACCCCAAACTATTTTTTAAATTTTAACAGATTTTAAAGATTTTTCAATGTATTTATTTATTTAATCGCTTATCTTTTTTATAAGATGCATATGCATTATGGTTATGTATGCTTTCAAAATTTACTGCTTCCACAGAATAAAATGTAATACGCTGGTCTTGATCTAATCCAATCGAAATGCTTCTTACCAAATCCTCTACAAATCGTGGATGAGCATAAGCAGTTTCTGTAATATATTTTTCATCTTTTCTCTTCAGGAGCGAATAAACCGGGGCACTTGCTGACTGCTCAGATATTTCGACAACCTCTTCAATCCAAACCAGCTTATTCATCCTGATTTGCACTTTTGCAAGTCCCCTCTGATTATGTGCGCTGACATCGCTAATCTCCTTGGAACAAGGACACAAATTGTGCACAGGAGTATTCACTTCTAACATAAAGTCAAATTTTTCTTTCTTAGACGCAATAAATGCGCAGTCATAATTCATAAAGCTCTTAATTTTTGAAATCGGTGCCTTTTTGAAAATAAAGTATGGAAATCTTACCTCAATATGCGCTGCATTGGCATCTAATTTAGTTTTCATATCATCCAGGATTTGTTCAAGATTACGTATACTCATATTGTTTTGATGTTCATCCAATACTTCTATAAACCTGCTCATATGTGTCCCCCTGAATTCTTTGGGAAGATTCACATACATATTAATTCTTGCGACAGTGTGCTGATGCTTATTTTCTTTGTCTAAGACTTGTATCGGATAAAAGATACTGTTAACTCCCACCTTATCCAGGGGGATGTTCCTTGTATCCTTCTCATTCTGTATGTCTTTCATCACTATCTCCTCTAAATGTAACCGTATTATTTGCACCTTCCGATAGGCTTACCTCGTACATAGTACAGCCATATTTTTTAAACACCGGTAAAAGCGTTGTATAAATCCAGCGTGTAACAATCTCAGTTGTAGAATTTGGAAACAAATCATTAAGGTAACCATGGTCTAATTTGTCTATAATCATTTCATTCACAATTTTTTTGATAACCGCAAAGTCGATAACCATTTCGTTATCCCCAAGTTTCCCTACGACTGTTACTTTAAGTCGGTATGTATGCCCGTGCAACTTTTCACATTTTCCCTGATAATCTATAATTTTATGTGCCGCATCAAACGTAAATTCTCTTGAAAGATAATACATGTTTACCTCCACTAAATAATTTTCATAATTCTCAAATAACAAATACTCTTCTTAAAACTATACCTGTCTTTGCGTTTTTAATCTTTTTAACTTTTGCCTGATGTATTATAATCCATTTTTAAATATTAGGAAATCCTTTGTCTTGACCAAGACATCTTTCTTGCCGCGAAATAACTACATGCATATGAACCCCATTCTAATCTATATAGCCTGCCTTTTTTTATGATAAGTACTCAACAACCTCAAAAATCATTATAAAACTCCAAAAATAATTTGGAAATATTTATGTTAAGGATAAAATATAAAAAGAGGGGAGGTGCAAAATGAAAAAAATCTTGGTTGGATTAATCGTCTTTACGATAATGGTATTATCTATTTCGCCTGCTGTTCTCTTTCAAACAAACATTGCTCAAGCAGATTCTTCTACCTGTCATTGGGAGGAGATAAATAATGGTTTGTATGGCAGAACGGTTTACTCTCTTACTATTGACTCAAACAATACTATTTATGCAGGAACAAGAGGCGGTGCTTTTAAATCCATCGATGGTGCAAACTGGGCAGAAATAAACAACGGGCTGACAAATACATATATTAACTCTCTTGTTATTGACTCAAACAATAATGCTTATGCGGGAACAAGAGGTGGTGGTGTTTTTAAATGTATCTGCTCTCCTTCCAGCCCTCCAAATCTTCAGACAACTGTTTCCTCTTCTTCTATTACTCTCACATGGTTTGCTTCTACTCAGAGTACATACCCCATTGCAGGTTATGCAATCTACAAAGGAACAACTTCAAGTAATGAGTTAGCAACGCCAATAGGGATAGTAGATATTTCTACAACAATCTATGCAGATACAAATGTTATTTCAGGTACAACGTATTACTACTATGTAAAAGCATTTGATAATCAATCGCCTGCAAATTACTCTGAACCTTCTAATGAAGTTAGTGCAGTATACAAAAAACTTGCTCCAAAAATTATTATCACGCTTTGGCCTGACAATCCAACGATGACTGTAAACGGTGTTTCTCAGGGAATAGATCCTGGCAGAGGTACAAAACCTGTTATCATTCCTGAGTGGTCAAGAACGGTTGTACCCATTAGAGTAATAGTTGAAGCTCTTGGTGGAACAATTGAATGGGATGGAACAGAAAGAAAGGTAACAATCAATTTTAACCATACAACAATAGAACTATGGATAGATAGTCCAAAAGCAAGAATAAACGGCAATGAAGTATACATTGACCCAAACAATCATGGTGTGAAACCAATTATAATAAATGATAGAACGATGTTGCCTCTGAGATTTGTTGCAGAATCTCTTGGCTGTGATGTAGGCTGGGACAACGATACAAGGACAATAACGATTACATACAGGGGATAAATTTTGAAGATAAAAATAGAACTTGACAAAAAGGTTTTAAGTATTACTACATAACTGAATTAAGTATTTTTCATTAAAGGAGGCAAGAAATAAAAAATTTGAACAGGGATGTAGCATTGGGAAAGAAGAATATCCAAAGTTTAGCTATAGCACCAAATTGGAAGGATATTCGCAGTTAACTGCGAATATAACCAAGTTATACGCAATCCTTCGGGACGCCTAAGATAAAAACATAAATAGAAAATTAATACTAATGAAAGGAGGTAAAAAATGACAAATAAAATTAAAAAAATTTTGATAATAACTTTAGTTATATGTTTCTGTTTAATTTCTTTAGTTCATGTATCTGAAACGGCCCAGAGTGGTAATCAGGAGGAGGTCATGGAACAGGTACTGAAGGATGCAGCTGACCAGCTAGCGGGTCAGCGCGAAATAGGTTGGTACGGCAGCACATATGTCCACCGCGAGTGGTGGTGTGAAGGGGGGTGCTGTCACCAGGGTGTGCAGGAAATTAAGGGAGACTCATTTTGGGAGTATAAGCTGGAGATATGCCGATGGAGTACAGAGAGCGAAGCAGCAGGTTACCTCGAGACCCAATTAGAGACGGGTTATCGCTCCACAAGCTTTCATGGATATCCTGTAGGGATATGTACAATGTTTCAACAGGAGCAGGGGCTATCTGCTCTTATATGGCAGTCTGGCCGGTTTACATTTTATGTTGATGCCACTAACAAACCTGTAAAACTTGGTGCGGAAATACTGTATTCCCGCGCAGTGGGGCGTGGCCTCATAGCTAGGGGAGGTGGGACTACACAAGATTCGGATGGAGATGGAGTTTCAGACGACATAGACCAGTGCCCCAATACGTCTGCTGGAGTTGCTGTGGATGAAAATGGCTGCGCTATTGTTAAAGAGATGAGTTTAACTGTTTCCACAGACAAGAAAGCTTATTCTGCTGGGGAAACAATAATCATCCATGGTAGTGTCTCGGATACACAGGGTGAGTTGACTGGTGCTACCGTAGCCATTGACGTCAACGGCACAAAGCTTACCCCAACTACCGATTCATCGGGAAAGTATAGATGTGAATATCCGCTTCCTGATAACATTTCTCAGGGCATATATACGGTTAAGGCTACGGCATCTAAATCCGACTATCCCAACACAAGCAAGAACACGAGCTTTGCCGTGGGAGAAATTAGCATTCAGTTAGAAGAAAACCACGTGACCGGGGAACCCTTTATAGGTATTACTGCAGATGGAGTTAGTTCTCTTCGCATTTCCATTTCCCTGCCGGGATGTAGTGATGTGAAGGTTGGCAGACTAGATGTTGGCGAGCTTAAGGGAGATGCGATAAACTTCCTGGGCAGTATTACACTGGATTCTGCCGGAATGGCTGAGATTACATATTATCCGCCAGATTATCTCACAAAGAACCAGCTTACCCAGAACTTAGATGTGCATCAATCAAATTCCAGGACATGGGTCGCTGAAGTTCCACTAACTTTCACCTACACAGATGCCAGCGAGCAGGAAGGGAAGATAGAGGGGAAGATCCTAGTTTGCCGTCCTCCGGTAATGCTGGTGCATGGATTTCTCGGCGCTTCAACTACATGGGGAAAGATGTCCACTTACTTGCGCGGGGAGAAGTTCGATCCCTATATGGGTAATTATGGTGCCACAGGCCAGTCTATTGAAGGATTATCACTGATATTAAAGAATGACATTCGAAAGCAACAGATTGACTATGCCAACTCCAACATCAAGATGGCGAAGGTAGATGTGGTAGGGCATAGCATGGGAGGTTTAATTGCCCGCTACTATACTCATGGCCTCACGGATTATCCCGAGGATGTGAGAAAGCTGATAATGGTTGGTACGCCGAATCATGGTGTTTCCTGGACCAAAAAGGTGATAGGAAATGTTGCTACAGGATGGTACGAGACGCACAAGATCCCTGCAGGGCAACTTCATTCCCAGAGTTCGTTTATGAAAACACTCAATAGCGGTGAAAAAACCGGAGCTCAGCTCAATTCTAATATACAATATGGTAATATATATGGATATTCTGATGACTGGGTAGTCAGTGCGGCATCAGCTTATCTGAATGGCGTAGACAGTGTACTTGAATTTGATGTAAAGCATTCTCCTGATATCCCCGGTGTCCCGGATGTAGCCATCACCGAGTATCTTAAAACATGGGATCGGGTAAAAAGCTGGCTTACCCAGGACATTTACAAGCCGCCATTGAAAGGTTCGCATGCAGAAGTCTATAAATATGAGGGGGATGTTTACCTAGATGAGACTAAACTGGCTTCCTCCCCCACGAAGATTGATTCCTGGCAGAGCTTGCGAACCGGTCAGGACTCAAAAGCGATTGTACACCTAACGATAAACGACTCTCCTTGGGGAATCATATTCTTAGACCCGGATAGTGAGATATTCCTAGGTTACTTATCTCCCCAACTGGTAGAAGTCCGTCTCTGGAAAGGGAGTGCCACATTCAGAAGCAGGAAGGATGGTCACTTTACCGTGCCCGTAAATATTAAGAGATCCGAAGATGGGGAATGGTGGAAGTATAGCCCTCAGGCCGTAGTTACCGGACAAGGTACAGAATTTGCTATTACTGCCGGAGAAAATATAGAGGTTCATTGCCTGGAAGGTGAACTTGTTATGGACACTCCTAACACTACTGAAGAAGGAACTATCCTATCCGCTAACGATTCTGTGGCTGTTAAAGGGAAAACAGTAACTGCAATCAGTCCTGCCTCAAAAGATAACTTCTGGTGGTCAACTGAAGAGGACCATTTCTTGGATTCTACGCCAGGAAGTGAATGGCTTGATAAATTCAAGGATTTTATAGACAATCCCTTTATTAACTACATTTCAGTGGAAGTCCGTAAAATAACAATAGCTGCAGTAGAAAAATTAAAAAGTATGTGTCCAATATTATCAGACAATATATATCAAATGTTGCCAGATAATATACGCCAGATGTTGCCAGAAAGTATATCCCGGAATTTACTATACATCATTGTGGGATTTTTTGTGTTGATATTATTCTTGTTAATTAAAATATTAAGAGGCAGAAGATAGATGATTGATTATCCTCCAAGACATCGCAGTGACAGAGAAAAAGAGTCATTTCGGGCTTGATCCGGAATCTCGCCCTTTTTCTCCCCCCTCTGCATATTTATATACAGGGAGAAGACCTTTCTTTCCAAAATATAAAAATGCCAGTTCCTGAAACGGCATGAACCATAGAGTTTGTATATGCTGACGCGTGTGCTGCATTGACAAAATTAATTTTTTTGCCATAATATTTTTTATAAAATATAGAAAAATTATGCATTAAAGGTGAGGATTTAAGCTTCAACTTGCTCCAACCTTTCCGTACGGATAAAATGGATGCTAAAGCGAGGGATATCCCTGTGCTTTAAGTTGAAGCGCGGGTTTTTTTATTTTAAGGAGTTGAAGTCGAAAGACTTCCGCGATGATTTGTGCCCTATTGCGATCGCGTTAAATAATCGGCTAAAACGGCATCAGTCCGCTATAGTCGATTCGATATAGTGGGCTTTTATTTATAAAAAAGGAGGAAAATTATGGCAAGGAAGCAACAAAGCAGTCTATTTTATCTGTATCGCAACGCCTTGAGAGTAGGAAAGCTCAAGGCGTTAATAAATTCTTTAAACAAAAATCATAAGGAGGTAACAATGGAAGAAATGGAAACTATATTAAAGGAGTGTGAAAACATTATCTCTGCGCTTAATAAGGAGAGGCTCATCCTGGTATCCGACGCAAAGGCAATGAAGAAAGCATCGGTCAAAAGAACGGAAGAAAAACTGTTCCAAAAGGATAACGACCTTGATGCTTGAAGAACTGTACTTGGGAGAAAAGGGCAGGGCAAAAAAGCTTGCCATTCGCTACGCTAAAATGTTCAATACAGAGCCGAAAGATTTGTTTCAGGAAGGAGCACTCGCCCTTTCAAAAGTTTATGCAAGATACGCCTGCAAACTCACGGACGAGGAACTTCTCAAAGTGTCCCACGCGTTGATAAACAGAAAGATGTACAAGTACGCCCGGAATGAATACAAGCATAAAATGAGCCTCAGGTGTTATGCGGAAGACGATAAGGAGGAGCAAATTGAGTTTTAATAAAGAAAGGGAGGCGATGCAGCGATGGAAACGCTAAATCAGGAACACATTAAAAAACTTTTAAATGGAGGAATGAGCAAACTCGCAAAGAAGGACTATAAAATCCTTTACGAATTATATTTCAACAACACCTCGGTACATTAACTTTCAAAAAAGCTTGGCGTCGACCGCTCCACACTCAGATACCGAAAAGGCAAGGCACTCAACAACCTCAAAAAATTATTACAAAACTCCCAGAATAATTTGGAAATATTTGTAAAGAGGATATAATAAAAAGGGGAATATAACATAGAAATGAAGATATGGTTAAATCTGATTTGGGATACAAACAACTGAGTTTCGGATATACACCAAAAGTATGAGGATATCCGTATTGCGGATATAGTTGTGGATAAACAAAACGGGTTCGGATTATTTCCTATTTTGGAAGAAAAAACGAACCATGTTCGGTTATTTTAAGCTAGACGAAAATTTGTATAAATAGAGAGGAGGGACAATTATGGCAAATACTAAACATGCCAGTGATCGAGTAACAAAATCGATACGTTTGATTGCGCGAATTTGGAGTATTCCTGTTATTGTATATGCTTTAGTGCTGGTCGTCGGCTATACGGTAAATTGGATAACAACCGGAGTAGCAGATCCGTATGCTGTCGAAAATTATCCTTTTATTGAAAATCTGTCTCCAATTTTCATGCTTCTAGCAATTCTGGGATTAGGTATAGCATGGCGTAAGGAGAAATTAGGAGGAATAATTAATCTTTTTTTCTGCTGCCTTGCAATTATACCAATATTCCTAATTCGTTGGCCAATTACTCAAAACATCTACAACATCATCCCTTTCATTTTAATTATAATAGTAGCTTTTCCTGGAATATTATTCCT
Proteins encoded:
- a CDS encoding thiamine ABC transporter substrate-binding protein, with product MKRIIVLFLVILLFSGGLIGCKQKESVEETLTIYSYDSFVSYGLPDATNKLFEEKYNCKIEYRTFGGVGATLNRLILEKNNPQADLFVGLNMNNLAKALKEEIFIPYRPENYKVIPEEYRIDKNWRVTPFDGPNSLAIIYDSEVIKKPPQSFEDLLKPEYKGKLILEDPRSSSPGMGFLLWTIAVYGEDYYIDYWEKLKPTIFHIYPDWTSAFDTAFVQNKEAPMVLSYDVDPAYFYYEDEVTRYKAVLPEEGGWLQLEFVGIVKGGKHQELAQQYIEFMLRNEFQENLPLYQWAFPIDTSIQLPECYSYAVTADKYITLPAEDIANKSQIWLEKWIEMIIGD
- a CDS encoding MTH1187 family thiamine-binding protein translates to MAIAEFSVLPVIPEEQVNEIVEKAIQVVIDSGLKYEVEANSTTVEGDLEQLLDVIKQAHITAREQGSGRVITVIKIDDKKGGITIKEKVKKFRKEA
- a CDS encoding ABC transporter ATP-binding protein; translated protein: MKKIDLIGIKKRYPGFSLNVDFDVASGEFISILGPSGSGKTTVLHIIAGFIRQDRGKILKDGIDISFLPTSNRNIGVVFQDYALFPYLSVYSNIAFGLKIKHFESKKIKETIFNIAEQFGITHILNKYPDMISGGEKQRVAVARAMVVKPDVLLMDEPLSSLDAKIRERLMEELKEFHQRFNTTIIYVTHDQAEAMYLAERIVLMNNGRIDQTDTPVNLYEHPKTVFAREFIGKINRLVVNGEIKYIRPEEIVMSRSGKFEGTVEKIVYLDSGVEMYVKMQDNRILVREFLRNVKEIKPGDVIRFDLEGGD
- a CDS encoding iron ABC transporter permease — encoded protein: MKSALHRKSFEGVQLNRILKFCLPIVFLTIFFYLPLFNITKTAFFSESNKFTLDNFYTIFTRPYTLKVLSFTFKEAFISALFTLLIGFPGAYIISHYDFKGKGFLVSLTTVPFVLPSVLVALGFITLFGTSGFVNQILMGVFHLSHPISLLYSFTGIILVHVFYNFPIVVRIIGADWEGISEEYKFAAESMGSSRFAVFTKVIIPLLLPAIIASFSLVFVFCFLSFVIILTIGGARFATIEVSIYTYYNMFSDFKMGSALALFQGVFSLLFMYVYLWSGNLIKKGTLKRGIAKKKNIVKNKTTLSLSLTYLIFVVMLIIAPITVIFISAFRNPLTGAFTLSNFAGLMSSKYNYITGVLPIHVIGNSLIFAGITVIFSIIFALLITYGLRGKFIGKNILLTLFMLPLAISPITIALSYIISFQGHPALLNSWIIIPIAHTLIALPFTVRALLPMIETTSASYVFVAESLGMSRLKAFFSVDLNLIRPALIASAVFSFAISMGEFGAAYMLYKPSFTTMPIALFRFLSGRHFGIASAMGALLALASLVAFILIDKLKKEVPII
- the folE2 gene encoding GTP cyclohydrolase FolE2 encodes the protein MIRLHLEEIVMKDIQNEKDTRNIPLDKVGVNSIFYPIQVLDKENKHQHTVARINMYVNLPKEFRGTHMSRFIEVLDEHQNNMSIRNLEQILDDMKTKLDANAAHIEVRFPYFIFKKAPISKIKSFMNYDCAFIASKKEKFDFMLEVNTPVHNLCPCSKEISDVSAHNQRGLAKVQIRMNKLVWIEEVVEISEQSASAPVYSLLKRKDEKYITETAYAHPRFVEDLVRSISIGLDQDQRITFYSVEAVNFESIHNHNAYASYKKDKRLNK
- the queD gene encoding 6-carboxytetrahydropterin synthase QueD, translated to MYYLSREFTFDAAHKIIDYQGKCEKLHGHTYRLKVTVVGKLGDNEMVIDFAVIKKIVNEMIIDKLDHGYLNDLFPNSTTEIVTRWIYTTLLPVFKKYGCTMYEVSLSEGANNTVTFRGDSDERHTE
- a CDS encoding stalk domain-containing protein, which gives rise to MKKILVGLIVFTIMVLSISPAVLFQTNIAQADSSTCHWEEINNGLYGRTVYSLTIDSNNTIYAGTRGGAFKSIDGANWAEINNGLTNTYINSLVIDSNNNAYAGTRGGGVFKCICSPSSPPNLQTTVSSSSITLTWFASTQSTYPIAGYAIYKGTTSSNELATPIGIVDISTTIYADTNVISGTTYYYYVKAFDNQSPANYSEPSNEVSAVYKKLAPKIIITLWPDNPTMTVNGVSQGIDPGRGTKPVIIPEWSRTVVPIRVIVEALGGTIEWDGTERKVTINFNHTTIELWIDSPKARINGNEVYIDPNNHGVKPIIINDRTMLPLRFVAESLGCDVGWDNDTRTITITYRG
- a CDS encoding alpha/beta fold hydrolase — protein: MTNKIKKILIITLVICFCLISLVHVSETAQSGNQEEVMEQVLKDAADQLAGQREIGWYGSTYVHREWWCEGGCCHQGVQEIKGDSFWEYKLEICRWSTESEAAGYLETQLETGYRSTSFHGYPVGICTMFQQEQGLSALIWQSGRFTFYVDATNKPVKLGAEILYSRAVGRGLIARGGGTTQDSDGDGVSDDIDQCPNTSAGVAVDENGCAIVKEMSLTVSTDKKAYSAGETIIIHGSVSDTQGELTGATVAIDVNGTKLTPTTDSSGKYRCEYPLPDNISQGIYTVKATASKSDYPNTSKNTSFAVGEISIQLEENHVTGEPFIGITADGVSSLRISISLPGCSDVKVGRLDVGELKGDAINFLGSITLDSAGMAEITYYPPDYLTKNQLTQNLDVHQSNSRTWVAEVPLTFTYTDASEQEGKIEGKILVCRPPVMLVHGFLGASTTWGKMSTYLRGEKFDPYMGNYGATGQSIEGLSLILKNDIRKQQIDYANSNIKMAKVDVVGHSMGGLIARYYTHGLTDYPEDVRKLIMVGTPNHGVSWTKKVIGNVATGWYETHKIPAGQLHSQSSFMKTLNSGEKTGAQLNSNIQYGNIYGYSDDWVVSAASAYLNGVDSVLEFDVKHSPDIPGVPDVAITEYLKTWDRVKSWLTQDIYKPPLKGSHAEVYKYEGDVYLDETKLASSPTKIDSWQSLRTGQDSKAIVHLTINDSPWGIIFLDPDSEIFLGYLSPQLVEVRLWKGSATFRSRKDGHFTVPVNIKRSEDGEWWKYSPQAVVTGQGTEFAITAGENIEVHCLEGELVMDTPNTTEEGTILSANDSVAVKGKTVTAISPASKDNFWWSTEEDHFLDSTPGSEWLDKFKDFIDNPFINYISVEVRKITIAAVEKLKSMCPILSDNIYQMLPDNIRQMLPESISRNLLYIIVGFFVLILFLLIKILRGRR